The Gemmatimonadota bacterium genome contains a region encoding:
- a CDS encoding molybdenum cofactor guanylyltransferase produces the protein MSACTGVILAGGHATRYAGQPKGLEHVGARRIIDRVAEVLRTTCDDLLLVANTPDAAAWLPDVRVAGDLLIDQGSLGGIHAGLVHARQPVIVIAWDMPFVPASLVKQLRAASAGHDAVLPESGSRRGVEPLCAWYGPACIPAIEQRLAEGDRRVIGFLDLVRVARLAPDEVARHGDPERIFSNVNTPEELRLAEHHATTADHRRTQA, from the coding sequence ATGTCCGCGTGCACGGGAGTCATCCTGGCCGGCGGACACGCCACGCGGTACGCGGGCCAGCCCAAGGGACTCGAGCATGTGGGGGCACGGCGCATCATCGATCGGGTCGCGGAGGTGCTCCGAACGACCTGTGATGACCTGCTACTGGTGGCCAATACCCCCGACGCAGCGGCGTGGCTTCCCGATGTGCGCGTCGCTGGAGACCTGCTCATCGACCAGGGGAGCCTCGGCGGCATCCACGCCGGACTCGTCCACGCCAGGCAACCGGTGATTGTCATCGCGTGGGACATGCCGTTTGTGCCAGCGTCACTGGTGAAGCAACTGCGCGCGGCAAGTGCTGGCCACGACGCGGTCCTGCCCGAGAGCGGCTCACGGCGAGGTGTGGAGCCGCTGTGTGCCTGGTATGGACCCGCCTGCATCCCGGCGATCGAGCAGCGGCTTGCGGAGGGTGACCGACGCGTGATCGGGTTCCTCGACCTGGTCCGCGTTGCGCGCCTGGCACCGGATGAGGTGGCGCGGCATGGGGACCCCGAGCGCATCTTCTCGAACGTGAACACCCCCGAGGAACTTCGACTGGCGGAGCACCATGCCACCACTGCTGACCATCGTCGGACGCAAGCATAG
- a CDS encoding 2,3-bisphosphoglycerate-independent phosphoglycerate mutase, which yields MASSQRPVVLVVVDGFGHRTADEANAVALARMPVWKQLWARAPRTLLEASGKAVGLPAGQMGNSEVGHLNLGAGRVVKQDLVRIDEAIEDGSFFTRPAFTDACARVKSTGGTLHLMGLLGDGGVHALDRHLFALMDLAHRAGVPRIALHCLMDGRDTLPTSGLGYLEETLRRAGGRVVIASLGGRYFGMDRDNRWERVIRWYDAAVRGRGPSVTDPIAAVRASYDAGVTDEFISPVVVTQDGQPVAPMREGDAVITFNYRSDRMRQIVRALTDPAFDGFDVSDRPHVSLATMTSYDERFSFPVAFAPFSMARIVAEVVAEHGLAMFRTAETEKYPHVTYFFNGGIETPFAGEERNLVPSPKVPTYDLQPEMSAAGVTDVLCEAIARGDHHFTLCNYANADMVGHTGSLPAVIRALECVDACLGRVVRAAEAAGARLMITADHGNCELMIDPATGGPHTAHTTNPVPFVVLDPAGDRPLRSGGALCDVGPTVLSMLGIDQPVEMTGRDLRLIS from the coding sequence ATGGCGAGTTCGCAGCGACCGGTCGTTCTTGTGGTTGTTGATGGCTTTGGCCACCGCACGGCTGATGAGGCCAATGCGGTCGCCCTCGCCCGGATGCCCGTGTGGAAGCAGCTCTGGGCCAGGGCCCCGCGAACCCTGTTGGAGGCGTCGGGAAAGGCCGTCGGCCTGCCGGCCGGCCAGATGGGAAACAGTGAAGTCGGTCACTTGAACCTTGGCGCCGGTCGCGTGGTGAAACAGGACCTCGTGCGCATCGACGAGGCCATTGAGGACGGGTCGTTCTTCACGCGACCCGCGTTCACCGACGCGTGTGCCCGGGTAAAGTCGACCGGCGGGACGTTGCACCTGATGGGGCTGCTTGGGGACGGCGGCGTCCATGCGCTGGACCGTCACCTGTTTGCGCTCATGGACCTCGCACACCGCGCCGGGGTGCCGCGCATCGCCCTGCACTGCCTGATGGACGGACGCGACACGCTGCCGACGTCGGGGCTTGGCTACCTGGAAGAAACCTTGCGCCGGGCGGGCGGGCGCGTGGTCATCGCATCGTTAGGCGGCCGGTACTTCGGCATGGACCGCGACAACCGGTGGGAACGCGTGATCCGCTGGTACGATGCGGCGGTCCGCGGCCGCGGCCCGTCGGTGACCGATCCGATCGCAGCCGTACGTGCATCGTACGACGCCGGCGTGACGGACGAGTTCATCTCGCCCGTGGTCGTGACGCAGGACGGCCAGCCGGTGGCTCCCATGCGCGAGGGTGACGCGGTCATCACGTTCAACTATCGATCGGACCGGATGCGGCAGATCGTGCGCGCCCTGACCGATCCGGCCTTCGATGGGTTCGACGTCAGTGACCGGCCCCACGTGTCCCTCGCCACGATGACGTCGTACGACGAGCGGTTTTCGTTCCCGGTCGCGTTCGCACCGTTCAGCATGGCGCGCATCGTGGCCGAGGTCGTCGCCGAGCACGGTCTCGCGATGTTCCGTACGGCGGAAACCGAGAAGTACCCGCATGTGACCTACTTCTTCAACGGCGGGATCGAGACGCCGTTTGCGGGCGAGGAACGGAACCTGGTCCCGAGCCCGAAGGTACCGACCTATGACCTGCAGCCGGAGATGTCGGCCGCGGGCGTGACGGACGTCCTGTGCGAGGCGATCGCCCGCGGCGATCACCACTTCACCTTATGCAACTATGCCAACGCCGACATGGTGGGCCACACGGGATCGCTCCCGGCCGTCATCCGGGCGTTGGAGTGCGTGGACGCGTGCCTGGGTCGGGTTGTGCGTGCCGCCGAGGCCGCAGGTGCGCGCCTGATGATCACGGCAGACCACGGCAATTGCGAGTTGATGATCGATCCGGCGACGGGGGGCCCGCACACCGCCCACACGACGAATCCGGTACCGTTTGTGGTGCTCGACCCGGCGGGCGACCGCCCCCTGCGTTCTGGCGGTGCCCTGTGTGATGTGGGCCCGACCGTCCTTTCGATGCTGGGCATCGACCAACCCGTAGAGATGACCGGTCGCGACCTGCGACTGATCTCGTGA
- the mobB gene encoding molybdopterin-guanine dinucleotide biosynthesis protein B, translated as MPPLLTIVGRKHSGKTTTVVRLAAELHRRGHRVMTIKHGSHTFNIDPSTTDTYRHYHEGHAERVAMVSPDKFALVTRWSEEVGPREIAARYMADADLVLCEGFKGSDLPRIEVFRVAAHPTPLFDVTHPSAPLFRAIVTDDATYDAPCRVIRFADAAWLHQLGDVAEALMGGG; from the coding sequence ATGCCACCACTGCTGACCATCGTCGGACGCAAGCATAGCGGCAAGACCACGACGGTGGTGCGCCTCGCGGCCGAGCTGCACCGGCGCGGACACCGCGTGATGACGATCAAGCACGGGTCGCACACCTTCAACATCGATCCGTCCACCACGGACACCTATCGGCATTACCACGAGGGCCACGCCGAGCGGGTCGCCATGGTGTCACCGGACAAGTTCGCGCTGGTGACGCGCTGGAGCGAAGAAGTCGGTCCACGCGAGATCGCGGCCCGCTACATGGCGGACGCCGATCTTGTGCTGTGCGAGGGATTCAAGGGGTCGGACCTCCCGCGCATCGAAGTCTTTCGTGTCGCGGCGCACCCAACTCCACTCTTTGACGTGACGCATCCCTCCGCTCCGCTGTTTCGGGCCATCGTGACCGATGACGCCACGTACGACGCACCCTGCCGGGTGATTCGCTTCGCCGACGCGGCGTGGTTGCACCAACTCGGCGATGTCGCCGAGGCGTTGATGGGTGGTGGATGA
- the fdhD gene encoding formate dehydrogenase accessory sulfurtransferase FdhD, with product MSAANSHEAVEETPVWLEVNGTPLVTWMCTPDQLDDLVVGWLYSEGYIDSPRDIVAMRPCTKELGFWVDLSPERVEAVNAQPRRRVLASGCGSVTAFLGSLAEVRRQSTGPRPAIDLPTMRALFKELFARGERYKDTGGIHAAALSDGAQLFHHAEDIGRHNAVDKVLGAAVQDGRDPAGLVLLVTGRISGELAYKAARASIACVATPSVPSTIAVQVAEAAGMMLVGRAVSGAPQHWFAR from the coding sequence ATGAGTGCAGCCAACAGCCACGAGGCCGTAGAGGAGACGCCCGTCTGGCTCGAGGTCAACGGGACGCCGCTGGTCACGTGGATGTGCACGCCCGACCAACTCGACGACCTGGTGGTGGGGTGGCTGTACAGTGAGGGCTATATCGACAGCCCGCGCGACATTGTCGCCATGCGGCCCTGCACGAAGGAGTTGGGATTCTGGGTTGACCTGTCGCCGGAACGTGTGGAGGCCGTCAACGCGCAACCGCGGCGCCGCGTGCTGGCGAGTGGGTGCGGCTCCGTCACGGCCTTCCTGGGATCGCTCGCGGAGGTACGGCGGCAGTCGACAGGCCCGCGACCGGCGATCGACCTCCCGACGATGCGCGCCCTGTTCAAGGAGTTGTTCGCCCGCGGCGAACGCTACAAGGACACGGGTGGGATCCACGCCGCCGCGCTGTCCGACGGGGCGCAGCTGTTCCACCACGCCGAGGACATTGGGCGCCACAACGCCGTCGACAAGGTGCTTGGCGCCGCGGTACAGGATGGACGTGATCCGGCGGGGCTGGTACTCCTGGTGACCGGACGCATTTCCGGCGAACTCGCGTACAAAGCCGCCCGCGCGTCGATTGCCTGCGTGGCGACGCCGTCGGTGCCATCCACCATCGCCGTCCAGGTGGCTGAGGCAGCCGGCATGATGCTCGTGGGGCGCGCCGTGAGTGGTGCCCCGCAGCACTGGTTCGCCCGTTAG
- a CDS encoding 6-carboxytetrahydropterin synthase, protein MPHASLTRRVRFAAAHRYRRPDWDEARNVAVFGACAHPHYHGHSYTCDVTVTGEIDAVTGMVVDLGQLDAVLAAEVRGRFDHRNINVDVPEFADGQLVPTGENLARFIFERVQVALGGAVRVTRVHLAEDESLSATYDG, encoded by the coding sequence ATGCCGCACGCCTCGCTCACGCGCCGCGTGCGGTTTGCCGCGGCACATCGCTACCGACGCCCTGACTGGGATGAGGCGCGCAACGTCGCCGTGTTCGGGGCCTGCGCGCACCCACATTACCACGGTCACTCCTACACGTGCGATGTCACGGTCACGGGCGAGATCGACGCGGTGACGGGGATGGTGGTTGACCTGGGGCAGCTGGACGCCGTCCTTGCGGCCGAGGTCAGGGGGCGATTCGATCACCGCAACATCAACGTCGACGTCCCGGAGTTCGCCGACGGCCAGCTGGTCCCCACGGGAGAAAACCTCGCGCGATTCATCTTCGAGCGTGTGCAGGTGGCACTCGGCGGAGCCGTCCGGGTCACCAGGGTGCACCTGGCGGAGGATGAGTCGCTCAGCGCCACCTACGACGGATGA